Proteins from a genomic interval of Panthera tigris isolate Pti1 chromosome A2, P.tigris_Pti1_mat1.1, whole genome shotgun sequence:
- the REEP6 gene encoding receptor expression-enhancing protein 6 isoform X3, with amino-acid sequence MDGLRHRFEHFLEQRNLATEALRALEAKTGVDKRYLATGAATLLSLYLLFGFGASLLCNVIGFVYPAYASIKAIESPSKEDDTVWLTYWVVYGLFGLAEFFSDLLLSWFPFYYAGKCAFLLFCMVPGPWNGAHMLYHRAIRPLFLKHHEAVDSVVRDLGGRALDVAVGITRDVLQTLARGRALVTPAAALGAEPQASVTQPQKDK; translated from the exons ATGGACGGCCTGCGCCATCGCTTCGAGCACTTTCTGGAACAAAGGAACTTGGCCACCGAAGCGCTAAGGGCGCTCGAAGCCAAGACAGGTGTCGACAAGCGGTACTTAGCCACGG GAGCCGCCACTCTGCTAAGCCTGTATCTTCTGTTCGGCTTCGGGGCGTCTCTACTGTGCAATGTAATCGGATTTGTGTACCCAGCATATGCTTC aaTCAAAGCAATCGAGAGCCCAAGCAAAGAAGACGACACTGTGTGGCTCACCTACTGGGTGGTGTATGGACTGTTCGGGCTGGCCGAGTTCTTCAGCGATCTACTCCTGTCCTGGTTCCCTTTCTACTACGCGGGCAAG TGCGCCTTCCTGTTGTTCTGCATGGTTCCCGGGCCCTGGAACGGGGCTCACATGCTGTATCATCGCGCGATACGGCCGCTGTTTCTAAAGCACCACGAGGCCGTGGACAGCGTCGTGAGAGACCTCGGCGGGAGAGCCCTGGACGTGGCAGTGGGAATAACCCGGGACG TCCTGCAGACCCTGGCCCGCGGCCGGGCTCTCGTCACCCCCGCCGCTGCCCTTGGAGCCGAGC CCCAAGCAAGCGTGACCCAGCCCCAGAAGGACAAGTGA
- the REEP6 gene encoding receptor expression-enhancing protein 6 isoform X1 translates to MDGLRHRFEHFLEQRNLATEALRALEAKTGVDKRYLATVALDAPCHSPKLSRAATLLSLYLLFGFGASLLCNVIGFVYPAYASIKAIESPSKEDDTVWLTYWVVYGLFGLAEFFSDLLLSWFPFYYAGKCAFLLFCMVPGPWNGAHMLYHRAIRPLFLKHHEAVDSVVRDLGGRALDVAVGITRDAQASVTQPQKDK, encoded by the exons ATGGACGGCCTGCGCCATCGCTTCGAGCACTTTCTGGAACAAAGGAACTTGGCCACCGAAGCGCTAAGGGCGCTCGAAGCCAAGACAGGTGTCGACAAGCGGTACTTAGCCACGG tgGCCTTGGATGCCCCCTGCCACTCTCCCAAACTGTCTA GAGCCGCCACTCTGCTAAGCCTGTATCTTCTGTTCGGCTTCGGGGCGTCTCTACTGTGCAATGTAATCGGATTTGTGTACCCAGCATATGCTTC aaTCAAAGCAATCGAGAGCCCAAGCAAAGAAGACGACACTGTGTGGCTCACCTACTGGGTGGTGTATGGACTGTTCGGGCTGGCCGAGTTCTTCAGCGATCTACTCCTGTCCTGGTTCCCTTTCTACTACGCGGGCAAG TGCGCCTTCCTGTTGTTCTGCATGGTTCCCGGGCCCTGGAACGGGGCTCACATGCTGTATCATCGCGCGATACGGCCGCTGTTTCTAAAGCACCACGAGGCCGTGGACAGCGTCGTGAGAGACCTCGGCGGGAGAGCCCTGGACGTGGCAGTGGGAATAACCCGGGACG CCCAAGCAAGCGTGACCCAGCCCCAGAAGGACAAGTGA
- the ADAMTSL5 gene encoding ADAMTS-like protein 5 → MGKLRPGDVEWLALGHTERDKNRGPERLNDCPKSHSQWAQSWGSDPGLLAPPLPRRLCSPTPRPLQNLLLLWTLLNCGLGGSAQGPGEWTPWGSWSRCSSSCGRGVSVRSRRCIWLPGLDTCWGDTHEYRHCHLPDCPPGAIPFRDLQCALYNGHPVLGTQKTYQWVPFYGAPNQCDLHCLAEGHAFYHTFGRVLDGTPCSPGAQGLCVAGRCLSAGCDGLLGSDAREDHCGRCGGANESCLFVQRVFRDSGAFAGYWNVTLIPEGARHIRVAHRSRNHLALIGVDGRYVLNGNWAVSPPGTYEAAGTRVVYTRAAGPEETLRAAGPTSQDLLLQVLLQEPNPGIEFEFWLPRERYGPFQAQAQALGWSLRQPQPREVEPQPAEAPAAPAAVSPRTPPPAPDPCSPCPDTRGRAHRLLHYCGGDFVFRARVLSRLQQAQETRYEVRVQLIYKNRSPLRALEYVWALGRCPCPRLDLHREYLLAVQRLISPDGTRDRLLLPHAGYARAWSPAEDSRVRLAARHCPA, encoded by the exons atggggaaactgaggcctggggatGTGGAGTGGCTGGCCCTTGGCCACACAGAAAG AGACaagaacagaggcccagagaggttaaatgactgccccaaatcacacagccagtGGGCACAGAGCTGGGGTTCCGACCCCGGCCTGCTGGCGCCCCCACTGCCGCGCCGTCTCTGCtcccccacaccccgccccctCCAGAACCTGCTTCTGCTGTGGACCCTCCTGAACTGTGGTTTAGGGGGCAGTGCCCAG GGTCCAGGTGAGTGGACCCCCTGGGGTTCCTGGAGTCGCTGTTCCAGCTCTTGTGGGCGGGGTGTCTCTGTGCGCAGCCGCCGCTGCATCTG GCTTCCCGGGTTAGACACATGCTGGGGAGACACCCATGAGTACCGCCACTGCCATTTGCCG GACTGTCCCCCAGGGGCCATTCCATTCCGAGACCTCCAGTGTGCCCTCTACAATGGCCACCCCGTCCTAGGCACCCAGAAGACTTACCAGTGGGTGCCCTTCTACGGTG CGCCCAACCAGTGCGACCTTCACTGCCTGGCCGAGGGGCACGCCTTCTACCACACCTTCGGCCGCGTCCTGGACGGCACCCCCTGCAGCCCCGGGGCCCAGGGGCTCTGCGTGGCCGGCCGCTGCCTC AGCGCCGGCTGTGACGGTTTGCTGGGCTCGGACGCCCGCGAAGATCACTGCGGCCGCTGCGGCGGCGCCAACGAGTCGTGCCTTTTCGTGCAGCGCGTGTTCCGTGACTCCG GTGCCTTCGCTGGGTACTGGAACGTGACCTTGATCCCCGAGGGCGCCAGACACATCCGCGTGGCCCACCGGAGCCGCAACCACCTGG CGCTGATAGGGGTCGACGGGCGCTACGTGCTCAACGGGAACTGGGCGGTCAGCCCACCCGGGACCTACGAGGCGGCGGGCACCCGTGTGGTCTACACCCGCGCTGCGGGGCCAGAGGAGACGCTGCGCGCGGCTGGGCCCACCTCCCAAGACCTGCTCCTGCAG GTCCTCCTGCAGGAGCCCAACCCCGGCATCGAGTTCGAGTTCTGGCTCCCTCGGGAGCGCTACGGCCCCTTCCAGGCGCAGGCGCAGGCCCTGGGCTGGTCCCTGCGGCAGCCGCAGCCTCGGGAGGTGGAACCACAGCCCGCTGAAGCCCCCGCGGCCCCAGCCGCCGTTTCCCCGAggaccccgccccccgccccag ACCCCTGCTCCCCGTGCCCAGACACTCGAGGTCGCGCGCACCGGCTGCTCCATTATTGCGGCGGCGACTTCG TGTTCAGGGCCCGAGTGCTGAGCCGCCTCCAACAGGCCCAGGAGACGCGCTATGAGGTTCGCGTGCAGCTCATCTATAAGAACCGCTCGCCGCTGCGGGCCCTGGAGTACGTGTGGGCCCTGGGTCGCTGCCCCTGCCCGCGGCTGGACCTCCATCGCGAGTACCTGCTGGCCGTCCAGCGCCTCATCAGCCCTGACGGCACTCGGGACCGGCTGCTGCTGCCCCACGCTGGCTACGCCCGAGCGTGGAGCCCTGCCGAGGACAGCCGCGTGCGCCTGGCTGCCCGACACTGCCCCGCCTGA
- the REEP6 gene encoding receptor expression-enhancing protein 6 isoform X2: protein MDGLRHRFEHFLEQRNLATEALRALEAKTGVDKRYLATGAATLLSLYLLFGFGASLLCNVIGFVYPAYASIKAIESPSKEDDTVWLTYWVVYGLFGLAEFFSDLLLSWFPFYYAGKCAFLLFCMVPGPWNGAHMLYHRAIRPLFLKHHEAVDSVVRDLGGRALDVAVGITRDAQASVTQPQKDK from the exons ATGGACGGCCTGCGCCATCGCTTCGAGCACTTTCTGGAACAAAGGAACTTGGCCACCGAAGCGCTAAGGGCGCTCGAAGCCAAGACAGGTGTCGACAAGCGGTACTTAGCCACGG GAGCCGCCACTCTGCTAAGCCTGTATCTTCTGTTCGGCTTCGGGGCGTCTCTACTGTGCAATGTAATCGGATTTGTGTACCCAGCATATGCTTC aaTCAAAGCAATCGAGAGCCCAAGCAAAGAAGACGACACTGTGTGGCTCACCTACTGGGTGGTGTATGGACTGTTCGGGCTGGCCGAGTTCTTCAGCGATCTACTCCTGTCCTGGTTCCCTTTCTACTACGCGGGCAAG TGCGCCTTCCTGTTGTTCTGCATGGTTCCCGGGCCCTGGAACGGGGCTCACATGCTGTATCATCGCGCGATACGGCCGCTGTTTCTAAAGCACCACGAGGCCGTGGACAGCGTCGTGAGAGACCTCGGCGGGAGAGCCCTGGACGTGGCAGTGGGAATAACCCGGGACG CCCAAGCAAGCGTGACCCAGCCCCAGAAGGACAAGTGA